One Lytechinus variegatus isolate NC3 chromosome 14, Lvar_3.0, whole genome shotgun sequence genomic region harbors:
- the LOC121427298 gene encoding uncharacterized serine-rich protein C215.13-like, whose translation MSNEEQLASRRSSKPLMEKRRRARINDSLLQLKNLVLDALNKNNPRHSKLEKADILEMTVRYLRSINRQNLHEGIGSHNEEANRAQYQTGYTECLHEVSRYLDATSLPNNASNQTDVLRNLMNREASERHLQTSLLNHLVTQCTDCDRSEEHGIVQGQKMVAVPPNVDRQAPNNVGHCDVPKLHFYMAGDLPSMTSHEVPVAYAPNTKGNSARGEVQAGASPFSVFCEKGALAPVDPTACPSVNPTGPIVGDGIRLVLPRNLVYSGQIPTHVIPVYAPTISTAQMQPSTVLSNVQSPSTSSSTRILDPVAPSDGHPSKLSGSDVTAANSGSSFITAPPPSTHHPTQSSALNWMKGQSQSVTSNQSSAPTVTNNCYLNKVMLNDLKSHEQNSCVTLSSFTTSSPISLSSSSSISSPSSSLITSVSPAHDLTQHNSAINTLTAQSSQPRSHSHQANAKSKTENKTSATPPYSDKTFCWTMTPTQTSISPTTTTTTGLMSVHGRDGTQSITQRKITTSKTFRPPSANAIARKRQRTKTSHDTHPSGVRNATPPAHLPNTDKGAKKIGTSRSDMPPVRCRSPLRFIPDQLFGLPPGSRTSDGCPDRNENAPQAGRDVNASGFSREVAWRPW comes from the exons ATGTCCAATGAAGAGCAGCTCGCATCTCGCCGG TCATCGAAGCCCCTGATGGAAAAACGACGTCGTGCTCGTATCAATGACAGTCTTCTTCAGCTAAAGAATCTAGTTCTTGATGCTCTCAATAAAAAC AATCCCCGTCATTCTAAACTTGAGAAAGCTGATATTCTAGAGATGACCGTCCGATATCTACGATCGATCAACCGGCAGAATCTTCATGAAG gcATTGGTTCACATAACGAGGAAGCAAACCGTGCCCAGTACCAGACCGGATACACAGAATGCCTACACGAGGTTTCCCGGTATCTAGATGCCACCAGTCTCCCAAACAACGCCTCCAATCAAACGGACGTACTTCGAAATCTGATGAACAGGGAAGCTAGCGAGCGCCATCTTCAAACAAGTCTCTTAAACCATCTCGTTACGCAGTGTACCGATTGCGATAGATCTGAAGAGCACGGGATCGTTCAAGGGCAGAAAATGGTTGCTGTCCCTCCAAACGTAGACCGACAAGCTCCAAATAACGTAGGTCATTGTGATGTCCCCAAATTGCACTTCTACATGGCTGGCGATCTCCCTTCTATGACGTCACATGAGGTGCCTGTAGCGTATGCTCCGAACACGAAAGGAAATAGTGCAAGAGGTGAAGTTCAGGCTGGAGCATCGCCATTCAGTGTGTTTTGTGAAAAGGGGGCTTTAGCTCCGGTTGATCCGACAGCTTGCCCTTCGGTCAATCCGACTGGCCCGATAGTGGGCGACGGGATTAGGCTGGTCTTACCAAGGAATCTTGTTTATTCGGGCCAAATACCGACTCATGTGATCCCGGTATACGCTCCCACGATCTCTACAGCACAGATGCAGCCATCGACTGTCCTTTCCAACGTCCAATCTCCCTCGACGTCATCCTCGACTAGGATCCTTGATCCCGTTGCCCCGAGTGATGGGCATCCATCTAAGTTATCAGGGAGTGACGTTACGGCAGCGAATAGCGGCTCCTCTTTCATCACCGCACCACCACCCTCAACTCATCATCCCACTCAAAGCTCCGCGCTGAATTGGATGAAAGGGCAAAGTCAGAGTGTGACCTCAAACCAGTCTTCTGCACCGACCGTTACTAACAATTGCTACTTGAACAAAGTCATGTTGAATGACCTCAAAtcacatgaacaaaattcatgtGTGACTCTGTCTTCATTTACTACTTCTAGCCCTATTTCtttatcgtcgtcatcatcaatatcatcaccatcctcgTCATTGATAACGTCGGTATCACCGGCACATGACCTCACACAACACAATTCAGCAATAAACACTTTGACTGCACAATCATCACAGCCTCGGTCACATTCGCATCAAGCAAATGCAAAATCTAAGACCGAGAACAAAACTTCAGCCACACCACCCTACTCCGACAAAACTTTTTGCTGGACTATGACTCCTACACAGACTTCTATTTCCCCAACAACAACTACAACCACAGGGCTCATGAGTGTCCATGGCCGTGATGGCACCCAGTCTATTACCCAGCGTAAGATAACTACCAGTAAAACATTTCGACCACCATCCGCTAATGCAATCGCACGAAAGCGCCAACGAACCAAGACTTCTCACGATACACACCCATCAGGGGTGCGAAATGCTACCCCTCCCGCACACCTCCCAAATACAGATAAAGGTGCAAAGAAGATTGGCACCTCCCGGTCCGACATGCCACCGGTCCGTTGTCGATCACCTCTTCGTTTTATCCCTGACCAACTATTCGGTCTGCCTCCGGGGTCTCGCACATCAGACGGCTGCCCGGATAGAAATGAAAATGCTCCGCAAGCAGGGCGTGACGTCAACGCTTCTGGGTTTAGTCGTGAGGTCGCTTGGCGTCCTTGGTAA